A window from Hemicordylus capensis ecotype Gifberg chromosome 2, rHemCap1.1.pri, whole genome shotgun sequence encodes these proteins:
- the RACK1 gene encoding receptor of activated protein C kinase 1: MTEQMTLRGTLKGHNGWVTQIATTPQFPDMILSASRDKTIIMWKLTRDETNYGIPQRALRGHSHFVSDVVISSDGQFALSGSWDGTLRLWDLTTGTTTRRFVGHTKDVLSVAFSSDNRQIVSGSRDKTIKLWNTLGVCKYTVQDESHSEWVSCVRFSPNSSNPIIVSCGWDKLVKVWNLANCKLKTNHIGHTGYLNTVTVSPDGSLCASGGKDGQAMLWDLNEGKHLYTLDGGDIINALCFSPNRYWLCAATGPSIKIWDLEGKIIVDELKQEVISTSSKAEPPQCTSLAWSADGQTLFAGYTDNLVRVWQVTIGTR; encoded by the exons ATGACGGAACAGATGACCCTGCGTGGTACCCTTAAGGGCCACAACGGCTGGGTAACCCAGATCGCCACCACCCCGCAGTTCCCGGATATGATCCTCTCCGCCTCGCGCG ACAAGACCATAATCATGTGGAAGCTGACCCGGGATGAAACCAACTATGGGATCCCCCAGCGAGCTCTGCGAGGCCACTCCCACTTTGTCAGCGATGTGGTCATCTCCTCAGATGGGCAGTTTGCCCTCTCTGGCTCTTGGGATGGTACCCTGCGCCTCTGGGACCTTACCAC GGGTACCACCACTCGACGTTTTGTGGGCCACACCAAGGATGTGCTGAGTGTGGCTTTCTCTTCTGACAACCGCCAGATCGTCTCAGGTTCCAGGGACAAAACCATCAAGCTCTGGAACACCCTGGGTGTCTGCAAGTACACTGTGCAG GATGAAAGTCACTCAGAGTGGGTCTCTTGCGTGCGCTTCTCCCCCAACAGCAGCAACCCCATCATCGTCTCCTGTGGCTGGGACAAGTTGGTGAAG GTGTGGAACTTGGCTAACTGCAAGCTGAAGACCAACCACATTGGACACACTGGCTACCTCAACACGGTGACAGTCTCTCCTGATGGCTCCCTCTGTGCTTCAGGTGGCAAG GATGGGCAGGCTATGTTGTGGGATCTGAACGAAGGCAAGCACCTGTACACACTGGATGGTGGGGACATCATCAATGCCTTGTGCTTCAGCCCCAACCGCTACTGGTTGTGTGCTGCTACTGGACCCAGCATCAAGATATGG GACCTGGAAGGCAAAATCATTGTGGATGAGCTCAAGCAGGAGGTGATCAGCACCAGCAGCAAGGCCGAGCCTCCCCAGTGCACTTCATTGGCTTGGTCTGCAGATGGACAG ACACTGTTTGCTGGCTACACAGATAACCTGGTCCGCGTCTGGCAAGTCACCATTGGGACTAGATGA